A window of Aerococcus urinae contains these coding sequences:
- a CDS encoding FAD-dependent oxidoreductase — translation METKVMNDKHQAIDETYDTDILVVGGGISGLAAAVEAGHQEGVEVLLVESNAYCGGNGMGVEGMLGVDSVMQKEADIHLDPVELIGYEHQQAQYTPNGSLWLDLIYNSAENVQWCLDQGVEYDQVDDYHGTCVAPTFHWFKGGVASKGYVPQMKKKAEELGVKFLLEAPVTDLIEENGKVVGAYSKTKNKNIQINAKAVILATGGIGGDKELVHRAGWKLENTVLTGMPSVKGDGYKLAMSSGAMDTITNSCQLIVNYIQALPYEGVYPHYDELNGMMGLPAGGPFLWVNQDGDRFVNENIRQTNIMLQSLAINSNKVAYMIFNQEIYDDFTKDIENAKDVLEKAVEENKGNSLYKADTFEELAEKVGLPKEEFLRTVEHYNEMATNGRDIDFGKETDKLVPINNGPYYIARLDFNYIVGIGGIGSNKWFEVIDDQYDPIPGLYVAGMDTAMQYHDVYTINVGGSACAHNVNSGRTAVKRAKQYIDAL, via the coding sequence ATGGAAACGAAAGTGATGAATGATAAGCATCAAGCGATCGATGAGACCTATGATACAGATATTTTAGTAGTCGGTGGAGGGATATCTGGCTTAGCTGCTGCTGTTGAAGCAGGACACCAAGAAGGTGTTGAAGTTCTTCTAGTAGAGTCTAATGCCTATTGTGGTGGAAATGGAATGGGCGTTGAAGGGATGCTTGGTGTAGATTCAGTGATGCAAAAAGAAGCTGATATCCATTTAGATCCAGTCGAATTGATCGGTTATGAACACCAGCAAGCCCAATATACACCAAACGGGTCCTTATGGTTAGATTTAATTTATAATTCAGCAGAAAATGTGCAGTGGTGCCTTGATCAGGGAGTGGAATATGATCAGGTAGACGACTATCATGGCACTTGTGTAGCGCCAACTTTCCACTGGTTTAAAGGTGGTGTGGCATCTAAGGGCTATGTTCCTCAAATGAAGAAAAAAGCTGAGGAATTAGGCGTCAAATTTCTATTAGAAGCCCCAGTCACTGATCTAATTGAAGAAAATGGAAAAGTTGTTGGTGCCTATTCAAAAACCAAGAATAAAAATATTCAAATCAATGCTAAAGCTGTTATTTTAGCTACTGGCGGTATTGGTGGCGATAAGGAATTGGTCCATCGTGCAGGCTGGAAGTTAGAAAACACAGTATTAACCGGTATGCCAAGTGTTAAGGGTGATGGCTATAAACTAGCCATGAGTTCAGGAGCTATGGATACTATTACCAACTCCTGTCAGTTAATTGTGAATTATATCCAAGCTTTACCATATGAAGGAGTTTACCCACACTATGATGAATTGAATGGAATGATGGGACTACCTGCAGGAGGGCCTTTCTTGTGGGTAAACCAAGATGGAGATCGTTTTGTTAATGAGAATATTCGTCAAACAAATATTATGTTGCAGTCACTAGCCATTAACAGTAATAAAGTAGCTTATATGATTTTTAACCAAGAAATTTATGATGACTTTACTAAAGATATTGAAAATGCTAAAGATGTTTTAGAAAAAGCTGTAGAAGAAAATAAAGGAAATTCTTTATATAAAGCGGATACATTTGAAGAGTTAGCCGAGAAAGTTGGTTTACCTAAGGAAGAATTCTTAAGGACGGTTGAACATTATAATGAGATGGCTACAAATGGAAGAGATATTGACTTTGGTAAAGAGACAGATAAGTTAGTACCTATTAATAATGGGCCTTACTATATTGCTCGTTTAGATTTTAACTATATTGTTGGTATTGGTGGGATTGGCAGTAACAAGTGGTTTGAAGTCATTGATGACCAATATGACCCAATTCCAGGCCTATACGTAGCCGGAATGGATACTGCCATGCAATATCATGATGTTTATACCATCAATGTCGGAGGGTCAGCTTGCGCCCATAATGTTAATTCAGGTCGGACTGCTGTGAAGAGAGCTAAGCAATATATCGATGCTTTATAG
- a CDS encoding DUF1659 domain-containing protein yields the protein MQEFIDNKLVVKVTNFETDKEIKTTFNDLVEHPAIEAVYAVRDAVASLSKDPVTEVESISRHVYV from the coding sequence ATGCAAGAATTTATCGATAACAAGTTAGTGGTCAAGGTGACTAACTTCGAGACCGACAAGGAAATTAAAACCACCTTCAATGACCTGGTGGAGCATCCCGCCATTGAAGCGGTTTACGCGGTTCGTGACGCGGTAGCCAGCTTATCTAAGGACCCAGTAACCGAAGTGGAAAGCATCAGCCGCCATGTCTATGTTTAA
- the fic gene encoding protein adenylyltransferase Fic, translated as MADNSLDQEEYLSKSQAIALWDSGALQAFEVGTIKGLQEIHYALFHDLPGYQAGKLRDKNISKQGFRFASAIYLRSAAQAIEKMPQQTFDEIIDKYVGMNILHPFMEGNGRATRIWLDLILKQELALCVDWQQINKTDYLSAMAMSPTNPHFIKILLKEALSDAIDSRQVYMKGVEQSYFYEDLNAYSMEEIDADDSGEKD; from the coding sequence TTGGCAGATAATTCTTTAGACCAAGAAGAATACCTATCGAAGTCCCAAGCGATTGCGCTTTGGGATAGTGGAGCCCTTCAGGCATTTGAAGTGGGCACAATCAAGGGCCTACAGGAAATCCATTATGCCTTATTCCATGATTTACCAGGTTATCAGGCAGGGAAATTGCGGGATAAGAATATTTCGAAGCAAGGCTTTCGCTTTGCTAGTGCGATTTATTTAAGAAGTGCGGCACAAGCGATAGAGAAGATGCCCCAGCAGACCTTTGACGAGATCATCGATAAGTATGTGGGAATGAATATTCTCCATCCCTTTATGGAAGGAAATGGGCGGGCGACTCGGATTTGGTTGGACCTTATTTTGAAGCAAGAACTCGCTTTATGTGTCGATTGGCAACAAATTAATAAGACCGATTATCTATCGGCAATGGCCATGAGCCCTACTAATCCCCACTTTATTAAAATATTGCTGAAAGAAGCTCTGTCCGATGCTATTGACAGTCGTCAAGTCTATATGAAGGGCGTTGAGCAGTCTTATTTTTATGAGGATTTGAATGCTTATTCGATGGAGGAGATAGATGCTGATGATTCGGGTGAGAAGGATTAG
- a CDS encoding DUF2922 domain-containing protein produces the protein MPSQENFNLELLFKTEEGKTKKVTIKEPKEDVSSEVAQAALAAIVDADIFFNEDGFDPYAQATGARYVRRTVTDIYQVDA, from the coding sequence ATGCCAAGCCAAGAAAATTTCAATTTAGAGCTCTTGTTCAAGACTGAAGAGGGCAAGACCAAGAAAGTTACTATTAAAGAACCTAAGGAAGATGTTTCTAGTGAAGTGGCTCAAGCGGCCTTAGCGGCTATTGTGGATGCTGATATCTTCTTCAATGAAGACGGCTTTGACCCCTATGCCCAAGCCACTGGCGCCCGCTATGTCCGTCGCACCGTGACCGACATCTACCAAGTCGACGCCTAA
- a CDS encoding nucleotide pyrophosphohydrolase yields MMDLIDKINAFRDERDWRKFHNEKDLALSIVLEASELLEIYQWKSAEEGNKNLQAIKEELADVLIYSLMFADNLDLDVNQIIEEKLKLNAKKYPVEKSKGSNKKYTEL; encoded by the coding sequence ATGATGGATTTAATCGATAAAATTAATGCCTTTCGCGATGAGAGAGATTGGCGCAAGTTTCATAACGAAAAAGACCTCGCCCTCTCAATTGTCTTAGAAGCTAGCGAGCTCCTTGAAATTTACCAATGGAAATCAGCGGAAGAAGGTAACAAAAACCTGCAAGCCATCAAAGAAGAGCTAGCGGATGTCTTGATCTATAGCTTGATGTTTGCAGATAATTTAGACCTCGATGTTAATCAAATTATCGAAGAAAAGTTAAAACTCAACGCCAAAAAATATCCCGTAGAGAAAAGTAAGGGCAGCAATAAAAAATATACCGAACTTTAG
- a CDS encoding phage holin, translated as MPLSNQTYDRLKWLALVFMPALSVLVKGLGEAYGFVGTDTVVVTLNLLAVFLGSVLQLSSEDYHKGGGGYGYRPASA; from the coding sequence ATGCCTTTAAGTAATCAGACCTATGACCGACTCAAGTGGCTGGCCTTGGTCTTTATGCCGGCTTTGAGTGTTTTAGTCAAGGGACTGGGTGAAGCTTATGGATTTGTGGGGACAGATACAGTAGTCGTGACCTTGAATTTACTGGCGGTTTTCTTGGGATCGGTCTTGCAATTATCCAGTGAGGACTACCACAAGGGAGGTGGGGGCTATGGTTACCGCCCAGCAAGTGCTTAG
- a CDS encoding phospholipase D-like domain-containing protein codes for MSEFFWNLQTDDDKKRYIQLLQIVGSLSNLFADTVNPFLYYRAHENLFCEVFNAKNLSRGDISFDAVKGNLGIGLKTFLQGNGNTFQKVAEFNSDSDLFRGLVTDEEVIYKVSELRNKRIKMTQNATNTKLNLYHLITRDEGCMNVVETPMDLVDINSIKIPKKQYKNTIHFSDKYNEYSFSRSKNTLLKRFNTSEQHIICQFEVEILKNPFDILLNLSNYNDDKNNDLSQKQDGLEYIILPLYSPKDGKVQLRSGLNQWNAKGRPRHPDEVYIPIPSWIHTTFKEFFRYEAGKPTQNYPSFNVELPNGHIMKCKIAQGGGKALMSDPNKDLGHWILRDVLQIPEFQVLNMEFLNEVGIDSVKLSKKNLDYYLLDFMSSGSFKEFEENNKL; via the coding sequence ATGTCAGAATTTTTTTGGAATCTACAAACTGATGACGATAAGAAAAGGTATATACAACTACTACAAATAGTAGGATCTTTATCTAATCTGTTTGCTGATACAGTTAATCCTTTTCTTTATTATAGGGCTCATGAAAATTTATTTTGTGAAGTCTTTAATGCCAAAAATTTATCTCGAGGCGATATATCTTTTGATGCTGTCAAAGGAAATCTAGGGATAGGACTAAAAACTTTTTTACAAGGTAATGGAAATACATTTCAAAAAGTAGCAGAATTTAATTCTGATTCAGATTTATTTAGAGGACTTGTCACGGATGAAGAAGTTATATATAAGGTATCTGAATTAAGAAATAAGCGTATTAAAATGACTCAAAATGCTACAAATACTAAATTAAATCTTTATCATCTTATTACTCGCGATGAAGGATGTATGAACGTTGTAGAAACTCCAATGGATTTAGTAGACATTAATTCAATTAAGATCCCTAAAAAGCAATATAAAAATACTATACATTTTTCAGATAAATATAATGAATATTCTTTTTCTCGTTCTAAAAATACTTTGCTAAAAAGGTTTAATACTAGTGAACAGCATATTATATGTCAATTTGAGGTAGAGATACTTAAAAATCCTTTCGATATACTATTAAACTTATCAAATTACAACGACGATAAGAATAATGATTTGTCACAGAAACAGGATGGTCTAGAATATATAATATTACCTCTATATTCACCCAAAGATGGTAAAGTGCAACTGAGATCTGGTTTAAATCAATGGAATGCTAAAGGAAGGCCACGTCATCCTGATGAGGTATATATTCCTATTCCCTCATGGATACATACTACTTTTAAAGAGTTTTTCCGTTATGAGGCTGGTAAACCTACCCAAAATTATCCCTCATTTAATGTTGAGTTACCCAATGGACATATTATGAAATGTAAAATCGCCCAAGGTGGAGGAAAAGCCTTAATGTCTGATCCTAATAAAGATTTAGGCCATTGGATATTACGAGATGTACTTCAAATTCCTGAGTTTCAGGTATTAAACATGGAGTTTTTAAATGAAGTTGGTATTGATAGTGTTAAATTAAGTAAAAAGAATTTAGATTATTATCTTTTAGATTTTATGAGTTCGGGAAGTTTTAAAGAGTTTGAGGAAAATAACAAACTGTAA
- a CDS encoding DUF1829 domain-containing protein gives MDYSLGATKWRPNVMFQFFSKPSFDNIVSQKFIYEDLKEEPQFIQHGLKFVIISEKDSISERNKKVAKEADVEIIPFSQQSEILALK, from the coding sequence ATAGACTATAGTCTTGGTGCCACTAAATGGAGACCTAATGTTATGTTTCAATTCTTTAGTAAACCTAGCTTTGATAATATCGTATCTCAAAAATTTATCTACGAAGATTTAAAAGAAGAACCCCAATTTATTCAACACGGCTTAAAATTTGTCATTATTTCTGAAAAAGATTCAATTTCTGAAAGAAATAAAAAAGTCGCTAAAGAAGCTGATGTAGAAATTATTCCCTTTAGCCAACAAAGTGAAATACTCGCCCTTAAATAA
- a CDS encoding TPM domain-containing protein codes for MEDEKKSSKGSGCLGNMSFFVVIFVLTAMYYFLNHTYRQPDFPVASQEYYVSDYSQLLNDFTTQHIMTEGYKLDQLTQSKLAVAVLPRTERFNRSKYSQTLADKWGMTDEPENEWALLLFKTDVSYPRETSVDNPYMHLEIGGGLKDELTNETTEQVVKHYDDDIYYNHNNYDQAAFDSFNTLARQIYQAHQLEVPEALIQTYEEAAQDPANQSKINSNLMQADLKQAESQTLRNPQPLYLQLGRAFFFTVCTLLALVVVCVVCFFFATGFLALAKFISKIFHWDDK; via the coding sequence ATGGAAGATGAGAAGAAAAGTTCTAAAGGTAGTGGTTGCCTTGGTAATATGTCCTTTTTTGTCGTTATATTCGTACTTACCGCCATGTATTATTTTCTCAATCATACTTACCGGCAACCGGATTTTCCTGTGGCCAGCCAAGAGTATTACGTGTCAGACTATAGCCAGCTTCTGAATGACTTCACCACCCAGCACATCATGACTGAGGGCTACAAGTTGGACCAATTAACCCAGTCCAAGCTCGCGGTGGCTGTTTTACCAAGGACTGAGAGGTTCAATCGTTCCAAGTATAGCCAGACCCTGGCGGATAAATGGGGGATGACTGATGAGCCTGAAAATGAATGGGCCCTCCTCCTCTTTAAAACCGACGTCTCTTATCCCAGAGAAACCAGCGTGGACAATCCTTACATGCACTTAGAAATCGGTGGGGGCTTAAAAGACGAGCTGACTAACGAAACGACCGAGCAAGTGGTCAAGCACTATGATGATGATATTTATTATAATCACAATAACTATGACCAGGCCGCCTTTGATAGCTTTAATACCCTGGCTCGGCAAATCTACCAGGCCCACCAGCTGGAAGTCCCCGAGGCACTGATCCAGACTTACGAGGAGGCGGCCCAGGACCCCGCTAACCAAAGTAAGATCAACAGCAATCTCATGCAGGCAGATCTCAAACAAGCTGAGTCCCAAACCTTAAGAAATCCCCAGCCCCTCTACCTCCAGTTGGGCAGAGCTTTCTTTTTTACCGTCTGTACCTTACTGGCCCTAGTCGTCGTTTGTGTCGTCTGCTTCTTTTTTGCAACAGGATTTCTGGCTCTTGCTAAATTCATCTCCAAAATCTTTCATTGGGATGATAAATAG
- a CDS encoding CHAP domain-containing protein: MVTAQQVLRTAQKYLGMTMGSRAHRDMVDRYNRVLPRPVGYVAKYSDDWCDLFVTAVSDEAGATDLIGRECGVQRHIHVFAGLGIWLGRVYPQAGDIVCFDWDGGGFADHIGFVEAVTGSTITTIEGNASRRVARNRFAWNDWRIKGYARPKYGSQARRRDKTVDQLAREVLDRKWGNGADRVRRLVAAGYDYQLVQERVNRLVIERDKDGARADPVAVGASVRVADWATHWQTGQRIADWVKGKVFTVMERKEIDHPQSDWVYLLSNRGIAIGWLLSQDVGE; encoded by the coding sequence ATGGTTACCGCCCAGCAAGTGCTTAGGACGGCGCAAAAATATCTGGGAATGACGATGGGGTCTCGGGCCCACCGCGACATGGTGGACCGCTATAACCGGGTCTTGCCACGTCCGGTGGGGTATGTGGCTAAGTATAGTGATGACTGGTGTGATCTCTTTGTGACTGCAGTTAGTGATGAAGCGGGAGCGACAGATTTGATTGGACGTGAGTGCGGGGTCCAGCGTCATATCCATGTCTTTGCGGGGCTTGGAATTTGGCTGGGGCGAGTCTATCCCCAGGCCGGTGATATTGTCTGCTTTGACTGGGACGGGGGTGGCTTTGCTGACCATATTGGTTTTGTGGAAGCGGTGACGGGGTCGACGATTACTACCATTGAAGGTAACGCCAGTCGCCGGGTGGCTAGGAACCGTTTTGCCTGGAATGATTGGCGGATCAAGGGCTATGCCCGGCCCAAGTACGGTAGTCAGGCCAGGCGAAGAGATAAGACCGTGGACCAGTTGGCCCGGGAAGTCCTGGATCGCAAATGGGGTAATGGAGCCGACCGGGTTCGGCGCTTGGTGGCAGCGGGTTATGACTATCAGCTGGTTCAAGAGCGGGTCAACCGCTTGGTGATTGAGCGTGATAAAGATGGCGCACGAGCTGATCCGGTGGCTGTGGGGGCTTCAGTACGAGTGGCTGACTGGGCGACCCACTGGCAGACGGGCCAGCGGATAGCGGACTGGGTCAAAGGCAAGGTCTTTACCGTGATGGAGCGGAAAGAGATTGACCACCCGCAAAGTGATTGGGTTTATTTGTTGAGTAACCGGGGGATTGCCATTGGTTGGTTGTTGAGTCAGGATGTTGGTGAGTAG
- a CDS encoding helix-turn-helix domain-containing protein yields the protein MPTLAQRLKAAREAAGLTIEAVSEKIGKSVSTVWRYEQGKSEVNQETLTKLANLYGVSELHLRGFSDMKSADVIEVPVYKKYKKGKLKAAKKKHFFELASMGLPNEEIFAVKINDPAIQSLLSKKDYALVDPLAEIKGGDILCLADKDSGHLKLARYQVYQDLPLYLPLGDKSQVKDSEDFEVLGRVFAHLGRV from the coding sequence ATGCCTACCCTCGCCCAACGCCTCAAAGCCGCCCGTGAAGCGGCCGGACTGACCATCGAAGCCGTCAGTGAAAAAATCGGTAAATCGGTCTCAACCGTCTGGCGCTACGAACAAGGCAAGTCTGAAGTCAACCAAGAAACCTTGACCAAGTTAGCCAATCTCTACGGGGTCTCGGAACTCCACTTGCGGGGCTTTTCCGACATGAAGAGTGCCGATGTCATTGAAGTGCCGGTCTATAAGAAATACAAAAAAGGTAAGCTCAAAGCCGCTAAGAAAAAGCACTTCTTCGAACTCGCTTCCATGGGGCTACCCAATGAGGAGATCTTTGCAGTGAAGATCAATGATCCTGCCATCCAATCCCTCCTCAGTAAAAAGGACTACGCCCTCGTCGATCCCCTGGCCGAAATCAAGGGAGGCGACATCTTGTGTTTAGCCGATAAGGATTCCGGCCACTTGAAATTAGCCCGCTACCAAGTCTACCAAGACCTGCCCCTCTATTTGCCTCTAGGAGACAAAAGCCAAGTCAAGGATAGTGAGGACTTTGAAGTCTTAGGGAGAGTCTTTGCCCACCTCGGTCGGGTATAA
- the dcm gene encoding DNA cytosine methyltransferase → MTNSVSSTPESRYSLASFFAGVGGIELGFEQTGKFRIDYANEFDKNAAITYKTNFPEVELDERDIHDVLPSEVPNSDIFTGGFPCQAFSIAGYRKGFEDERGDLFFELLRIINHKKPQAIFIENVKNMVTHDHGNTFKVIREALVTNGYFIKWKVLNTKDYGNIPQNRERIYIVGFNNKAQYDSFEFPGEVTLTTKLHDILNYEDKFDEAYYYREGKQPFYSTLAEGVTNEDSVYQWRRQYVRENKSGVVPTLTANMGTGGHNVPIILTKGGIRKLTPRETFNVQGFPEEFNLPKDMAKSHLYKQSGNSVSVPVIKRIATNIAKALDIKVNRKKIENKKLTRSNFALIFTSIHGRYSGYSELVETFDTIKEAELFKDSQSKNINILSDDEYIHLIKKGKSQQFYMIVPL, encoded by the coding sequence ATGACAAATTCTGTAAGTTCTACACCTGAATCAAGATATTCTTTAGCTTCTTTTTTTGCAGGTGTTGGTGGAATTGAGCTAGGTTTTGAACAAACCGGCAAGTTCAGAATTGATTATGCTAACGAATTCGATAAAAACGCAGCAATTACATATAAAACTAATTTTCCTGAAGTGGAATTAGATGAACGAGATATTCACGATGTTTTGCCATCTGAAGTTCCAAATTCAGATATATTCACAGGTGGCTTTCCTTGTCAGGCGTTTAGTATTGCAGGTTATCGAAAAGGATTTGAAGATGAGCGAGGGGATTTATTCTTTGAATTGCTTAGAATTATTAATCATAAAAAGCCTCAAGCTATATTTATTGAAAATGTAAAGAATATGGTTACTCATGATCATGGAAACACTTTTAAAGTCATTCGTGAAGCTTTAGTAACAAATGGATACTTCATTAAGTGGAAAGTTCTAAATACAAAAGATTATGGAAACATTCCACAAAACAGAGAAAGAATATATATAGTGGGGTTTAATAATAAAGCTCAGTATGATTCCTTTGAATTTCCTGGTGAAGTAACATTAACTACTAAGTTACATGATATATTAAATTATGAAGATAAATTTGATGAAGCATATTATTATAGGGAAGGTAAACAACCATTTTATTCTACTCTCGCTGAAGGTGTTACGAATGAGGATTCAGTTTATCAATGGAGAAGGCAATATGTTAGAGAAAATAAATCAGGTGTTGTTCCTACTCTAACTGCAAATATGGGAACTGGAGGGCATAATGTTCCAATTATTTTAACAAAAGGGGGAATTAGAAAATTAACTCCAAGAGAAACATTTAATGTCCAAGGTTTCCCAGAGGAATTTAATTTACCTAAAGATATGGCTAAAAGCCACCTATATAAGCAATCTGGAAATAGTGTTTCTGTTCCTGTTATTAAAAGAATTGCAACAAATATAGCTAAAGCATTAGATATTAAAGTTAATAGGAAGAAAATAGAAAATAAAAAATTAACTAGATCTAATTTTGCGTTAATATTTACAAGTATACATGGTAGATATAGTGGTTATTCAGAATTAGTAGAAACATTTGATACTATAAAAGAAGCAGAATTATTTAAAGATTCTCAATCCAAGAATATAAATATTCTATCTGATGATGAATATATTCATTTAATCAAAAAAGGTAAAAGTCAGCAATTTTATATGATTGTTCCATTATAG
- a CDS encoding sigma-70 family RNA polymerase sigma factor, with protein sequence MRLDKLYADRLLREFEALIHKTLADLTIRKCHGDYQDYAQELRLKLLDLAEAFDGNPLGEDRYRFVAYAGRYLRWSLLDLLRQSQRFPQLTLSEHQDLLTESAETEAFDLGAADFLQAAQETLSERDYQLTLALAERDFSIAEIARTFGVARKTIYQWKTRLAQLLLPFKDLLED encoded by the coding sequence ATGAGACTCGACAAATTATATGCCGACCGCTTATTGCGTGAATTTGAAGCCCTGATCCACAAAACCCTGGCGGACTTAACGATTAGAAAGTGCCATGGCGACTACCAGGACTATGCCCAAGAGTTGCGGCTCAAGCTCCTGGACCTGGCGGAAGCTTTCGATGGCAACCCCCTGGGCGAAGACCGCTACCGTTTTGTGGCCTATGCTGGCCGCTACTTGCGCTGGAGCTTACTGGACCTCCTGCGCCAAAGCCAGCGTTTCCCTCAATTGACTTTATCCGAACACCAGGACCTTCTGACTGAGTCTGCGGAAACAGAAGCTTTTGATCTTGGAGCTGCTGACTTCCTTCAGGCGGCCCAAGAGACGCTGTCAGAGCGGGATTACCAGCTGACTTTAGCCTTAGCGGAGAGGGACTTTTCAATTGCTGAGATTGCCCGGACATTTGGTGTGGCTAGAAAAACCATTTATCAATGGAAGACCCGTCTAGCCCAGCTACTCCTACCCTTTAAAGATTTACTAGAAGACTAG
- a CDS encoding DUF2075 domain-containing protein: MTNDRPIIEQIDYDETALKKFEQSMQKNTETLTNSVSKSDMFLAYPTVYVITGEKSKKFIGYVGETTNIISRTQQHLTRDPIERQDWREFKQAKSASLFIIGHEKFNKSLTLDIENRLMLYMSGNPNIGQLNNRRNNPQIKYYTHEYLEDFTSKIWQDLHDHEPEIFPDESVIKDSALFKASPFHKLTLEQIKAKKKIFDKVLDNFKKQKSSKSDEEAELILVSGEAGAGKTVLLSALFYELNNLRYQDSHIENDEAEIIDSLDDPLDCYLLVNHNEQLQVYNDIALKLNIQKKKDEKVLKPTTFINKAKKLDHPVDIVLIDEGHLLLTQGNQGYSGKDQLTDILEHAKLVILIFDEDQIIARTQYWENLRIDQMIDRSIENDNYIYLENRMRIHSGPETVEWINTFVKDRKITNIPNDSLGYDIKIFDDSQSMYQAIIEKAQNRDNGISRMLATYDWDWKAPTKEKSAWYVEDGDFKLPWNYTDTKQPSKSKDNQSWAEQPKSLHEVGSTYTIQGFDLNYAGVIIGPSVKYRNGKVIYDASAARSDQMTKKRTLESGEKVDISDKLLQNQLNVLLKRGINGLYIHAVDKELQAMLQKAQNHELKE; encoded by the coding sequence ATGACTAATGACCGACCGATAATAGAACAAATAGACTATGATGAAACTGCTCTGAAGAAATTTGAGCAGTCGATGCAAAAAAACACTGAAACGCTGACAAATTCAGTAAGTAAAAGCGACATGTTTTTGGCTTACCCTACTGTCTATGTGATCACCGGGGAAAAGAGCAAAAAATTTATCGGTTATGTTGGCGAAACGACTAATATTATTTCGCGCACCCAACAACACTTAACTAGAGACCCTATTGAAAGACAAGATTGGCGAGAATTTAAACAGGCTAAATCGGCCAGCTTATTTATTATTGGTCATGAAAAATTCAATAAATCGCTGACCTTAGATATCGAAAATCGATTAATGTTATATATGTCTGGTAACCCAAATATCGGTCAATTGAATAACAGAAGAAATAATCCGCAAATTAAATATTATACCCATGAATATTTAGAAGATTTTACTTCCAAAATCTGGCAAGATTTACATGATCACGAGCCTGAAATCTTTCCCGATGAGTCTGTCATTAAAGACAGCGCCTTATTTAAAGCCTCGCCCTTCCATAAATTAACTCTTGAACAAATAAAAGCCAAAAAGAAAATTTTTGATAAGGTCCTTGATAATTTTAAAAAGCAAAAAAGTTCAAAATCAGATGAAGAAGCTGAATTAATCCTGGTTAGTGGTGAAGCTGGAGCGGGTAAGACCGTCTTACTGAGTGCTCTATTTTATGAATTGAATAACCTTAGATACCAAGATAGTCATATTGAAAATGATGAGGCTGAGATCATTGATTCGCTTGACGATCCCTTAGATTGTTATTTATTAGTCAACCATAATGAGCAATTACAGGTTTATAATGATATCGCCTTAAAATTAAATATCCAAAAGAAAAAGGATGAAAAAGTATTAAAACCAACCACCTTTATCAACAAAGCTAAAAAACTTGATCATCCTGTTGATATCGTCTTGATCGATGAAGGCCACCTATTACTCACCCAAGGTAACCAAGGGTATAGTGGAAAAGACCAATTAACGGATATTTTAGAACATGCTAAATTGGTTATTCTGATCTTTGACGAAGACCAAATTATTGCACGAACCCAATATTGGGAAAATCTTAGAATTGATCAGATGATTGATCGAAGTATTGAAAACGATAACTATATTTACTTAGAAAACCGAATGCGGATTCATTCTGGACCGGAAACGGTAGAATGGATCAACACCTTCGTTAAAGACAGAAAGATTACCAATATCCCAAATGACAGCTTGGGTTACGATATCAAAATATTTGATGACAGCCAAAGCATGTATCAAGCGATCATCGAAAAAGCACAAAATCGAGACAATGGGATCTCACGGATGTTAGCTACCTATGATTGGGACTGGAAGGCGCCTACGAAGGAAAAATCAGCTTGGTATGTTGAGGATGGAGATTTTAAACTACCATGGAACTATACTGATACTAAGCAACCAAGTAAAAGTAAGGATAATCAGTCTTGGGCAGAACAACCAAAGTCCCTACATGAAGTGGGGTCAACTTATACCATTCAAGGTTTCGACTTGAATTATGCTGGCGTCATTATCGGCCCTTCGGTAAAATATCGAAATGGTAAAGTCATTTACGATGCTAGTGCCGCTAGGTCTGATCAAATGACTAAAAAACGGACACTGGAATCTGGTGAGAAGGTCGATATTTCTGATAAACTCTTACAAAATCAGTTAAATGTCCTCCTCAAACGGGGAATTAACGGTTTATACATCCATGCTGTTGATAAAGAATTACAAGCAATGCTCCAAAAAGCACAAAACCATGAGTTAAAGGAATGA